Proteins encoded by one window of Arabidopsis thaliana chromosome 2, partial sequence:
- a CDS encoding stress-induced protein (unknown protein; Has 14 Blast hits to 14 proteins in 5 species: Archae - 0; Bacteria - 0; Metazoa - 0; Fungi - 0; Plants - 14; Viruses - 0; Other Eukaryotes - 0 (source: NCBI BLink).), giving the protein MAKAMELWVGEMKKMSEKINTRNPLMQRKNSTSVVSKQQQGSEEERGLINQKIREKNEAVTMSELTVCLLMDRFVPW; this is encoded by the coding sequence atgGCAAAAGCTATGGAGCTTTGGGTgggagagatgaagaagatgagtgaGAAGATAAACACTAGAAATCCATTGATGCAAAGGAAGAATTCAACATCTGTTGTGtccaaacaacaacaaggatcagaagaagaaagaggactTATTAACCAAAagattagagagaaaaatgaagcTGTAACTATGTCTGAGCTCACTGTTTGTCTTCTCATGGACCGTTTTGTTCCTTGGTGA
- the COR413-PM1 gene encoding cold regulated 413 plasma membrane 1 (cold regulated 413 plasma membrane 1 (COR413-PM1); FUNCTIONS IN: molecular_function unknown; INVOLVED IN: cold acclimation, cellular response to water deprivation, response to abscisic acid stimulus; LOCATED IN: plasma membrane; EXPRESSED IN: 22 plant structures; EXPRESSED DURING: 13 growth stages; CONTAINS InterPro DOMAIN/s: Cold acclimation WCOR413 (InterPro:IPR008892); BEST Arabidopsis thaliana protein match is: Cold acclimation protein WCOR413 family (TAIR:AT4G37220.1).), with amino-acid sequence MPMKSLRNDHGTLKAMIGSDFNELTIAAKNLATHAFTLTGLGFGTSVLEWVASIAAIYLLVLDRTNWKTNMLTSLLIPYIFFSLPSLIFGIFRGEIGKWIAFVAVVVQLFFPKHAREYLELPVALVLLAVVAPNLIAGTFRDSWIGLAICLGIGFSFSICLFFFM; translated from the exons ATGCCTATGAAGTCGTTGAGGAATGACCATGGAACCCTTAAGGCCATGATCGGATCCGATTTCAACGAGCTCACTATCGCTGCTAAGAACCTAGCTACACACGCCTTCACACTCACTGGTTTAGGCTTTGGTACCTCTGTCCTCGAATGGGTTGCTTCAATCGCCGCCAT ATACTTGTTGGTGTTGGATCGAACCAATTGGAAGACGAATATGCTCACATCACTTCTCATTCCTTACATCTTCTTCAGTCTTCCTTCCTTGATCTTTGGTATTTTCAG AGGAGAAATTGGTAAATGGATTGCTTTCGTAGCTGTTGTTGTACAACTCTTCTTTCCTAAACACGCCAGAG AATACCTGGAATTACCGGTGGCTTTGGTTCTTCTCGCCGTGGTGGCACCAAATTTGATTGCTGGCACATTCAGAGACAGTTGGATTGGTTTAGCTATATGTTTAGGTATTGGAT tttctttttccatttgtcttttttttttcatgtaa
- the COR413-PM1 gene encoding cold regulated 413 plasma membrane 1 (cold regulated 413 plasma membrane 1 (COR413-PM1); FUNCTIONS IN: molecular_function unknown; INVOLVED IN: cold acclimation, cellular response to water deprivation, response to abscisic acid stimulus; LOCATED IN: plasma membrane, vacuole; EXPRESSED IN: 22 plant structures; EXPRESSED DURING: 13 growth stages; CONTAINS InterPro DOMAIN/s: Cold acclimation WCOR413 (InterPro:IPR008892); BEST Arabidopsis thaliana protein match is: Cold acclimation protein WCOR413 family (TAIR:AT4G37220.1); Has 153 Blast hits to 150 proteins in 29 species: Archae - 0; Bacteria - 0; Metazoa - 0; Fungi - 0; Plants - 153; Viruses - 0; Other Eukaryotes - 0 (source: NCBI BLink).) — MPMKSLRNDHGTLKAMIGSDFNELTIAAKNLATHAFTLTGLGFGTSVLEWVASIAAIYLLVLDRTNWKTNMLTSLLIPYIFFSLPSLIFGIFRGEIGKWIAFVAVVVQLFFPKHAREYLELPVALVLLAVVAPNLIAGTFRDSWIGLAICLGIGCYLLQEHIRASGGFRNAFTKANGISNTVGIICLVVFPVWALIF, encoded by the exons ATGCCTATGAAGTCGTTGAGGAATGACCATGGAACCCTTAAGGCCATGATCGGATCCGATTTCAACGAGCTCACTATCGCTGCTAAGAACCTAGCTACACACGCCTTCACACTCACTGGTTTAGGCTTTGGTACCTCTGTCCTCGAATGGGTTGCTTCAATCGCCGCCAT ATACTTGTTGGTGTTGGATCGAACCAATTGGAAGACGAATATGCTCACATCACTTCTCATTCCTTACATCTTCTTCAGTCTTCCTTCCTTGATCTTTGGTATTTTCAG AGGAGAAATTGGTAAATGGATTGCTTTCGTAGCTGTTGTTGTACAACTCTTCTTTCCTAAACACGCCAGAG AATACCTGGAATTACCGGTGGCTTTGGTTCTTCTCGCCGTGGTGGCACCAAATTTGATTGCTGGCACATTCAGAGACAGTTGGATTGGTTTAGCTATATGTTTAGGTATTGGATGTTACTTGCTTCAAGAACACATTAGAGCTTCAGGTGGATTCAGAAATGCATTTACTAAAGCCAATGGTATCTCCAACACCGTCGGGATCATCTGTCTCGTCGTCTTCCCCGTCTGGGCTCTTATCTTTTAA
- a CDS encoding Tetratricopeptide repeat (TPR)-like superfamily protein (Tetratricopeptide repeat (TPR)-like superfamily protein; CONTAINS InterPro DOMAIN/s: Pentatricopeptide repeat (InterPro:IPR002885); BEST Arabidopsis thaliana protein match is: Tetratricopeptide repeat (TPR)-like superfamily protein (TAIR:AT5G39710.1); Has 28218 Blast hits to 10356 proteins in 245 species: Archae - 1; Bacteria - 15; Metazoa - 229; Fungi - 251; Plants - 27094; Viruses - 0; Other Eukaryotes - 628 (source: NCBI BLink).) translates to MSTSILRRILDPTRKPKPDAILSISLLTTVSSPPSPPSDPLISDAVSILTHHRSKSRWSTLRSLQPSGFTPSQFSEITLCLRNNPHLSLRFFLFTRRYSLCSHDTHSCSTLIHILSRSRLKSHASEIIRLALRLAATDEDEDRVLKVFRSLIKSYNRCGSAPFVFDLLIKSCLDSKEIDGAVMVMRKLRSRGINAQISTCNALITEVSRRRGASNGYKMYREVFGLDDVSVDEAKKMIGKIKPNATTFNSMMVSFYREGETEMVERIWREMEEEVGCSPNVYSYNVLMEAYCARGLMSEAEKVWEEMKVRGVVYDIVAYNTMIGGLCSNFEVVKAKELFRDMGLKGIECTCLTYEHLVNGYCKAGDVDSGLVVYREMKRKGFEADGLTIEALVEGLCDDRDGQRVVEAADIVKDAVREAMFYPSRNCYELLVKRLCEDGKMDRALNIQAEMVGKGFKPSQETYRAFIDGYGIVGDEETSALLAIEMAESLKLRAEEES, encoded by the coding sequence atgtcAACTTCAATACTAAGACGGATACTCGACCCGACCCGGAAACCCAAACCCGATGCAAtcctctcaatctctctcctCACTACCGTCTCTTCTCCGCCGTCTCCGCCATCAGATCCTCTAATTTCCGACGCCGTCTCAATCCTAACACACCACCGCTCCAAATCCCGTTGGTCCACTCTCCGATCACTCCAGCCTTCAGGCTTCACACCTTCTCAATTCTCCGAAATCACTCTCTGCCTCCGCAACAATCCTCACCTCTCTCTccgtttcttcctcttcactcGCCGTTACTCTCTCTGCTCTCACGACACACACTCCTGCTCAACTCTCATCCACATCCTCTCTCGATCTCGTCTCAAAAGCCACGCTAGTGAAATCATACGTCTCGCTCTCCGTCTCGCCGCCACCGACGAAGACGAAGACAGAGTCTTGAAAGTGTTCCGTTCGTTGATTAAGAGTTATAATCGATGTGGCTCTGCTCCGTTTGTATTCGATTTGTTGATAAAATCTTGTCTTGATTCGAAAGAGATTGATGGAGCTGTGATGGTTATGAGAAAGTTAAGGTCTAGAGGAATCAATGCACAGATTAGTACTTGTAATGCTTTGATCACAGAGGTTTCTAGGCGTAGAGGTGCTTCTAATGGATATAAGATGTATAGAgaagtttttggtttagatgaTGTTAGTGTTGATGAAGCTAAAAAGATGATAGGTAAGATTAAGCCAAATGCGACCACTTTTAATTCGATGATGGTGAGTTTTTATAGAGAAGGTGAGACTGAGATGGTGGAGAGGATATGGAGAGAAATGGAGGAGGAAGTTGGATGTTCTCCGAATGTTTATAGCTATAATGTTTTGATGGAGGCGTATTGTGCGCGAGGTTTGATGAGTGAAGCGGAGAAGGTATGGGAAGAGATGAAGGTGAGAGGAGTGGTTTATGATATTGTGGCTTATAACACTATGATTGGTGGGCTTTGTAGTAACTTTGAAGTTGTGAAAGCGAAGGAGCTTTTTCGAGATATGGGGTTGAAGGGGATTGAGTGTACTTGTTTGACGTATGAGCATCTTGTTAACGGGTATTGTAAAGCGGGGGATGTTGATTCGGGTTTGGTTGTTTATAGGGAGATGAAAAGGAAAGGTTTTGAGGCAGATGGTTTAACAATTGAAGCGTTAGTTGAAGGGCTATGTGATGATAGGGATGGACAGAGAGTTGTTGAAGCTGCGGATATCGTGAAGGATGCGGTGAGAGAAGCAATGTTTTATCCTAGTCGGAATTGTTATGAGTTGTTGGTAAAGAGGTTGTGTGAAGATGGGAAGATGGATAGAGCATTGAACATTCAGGCTGAGATGGTTGGGAAAGGATTTAAGCCGAGTCAAGAGACGTATAGAGCTTTTATCGACGGGTATGGAATAGTAGGTGATGAGGAAACATCAGCATTGTTGGCCATAGAAATGGCTGAATCACTCAAGCTaagagcagaagaagaaagctag
- a CDS encoding MD-2-related lipid recognition domain-containing protein (MD-2-related lipid recognition domain-containing protein; FUNCTIONS IN: molecular_function unknown; INVOLVED IN: biological_process unknown; LOCATED IN: endomembrane system; EXPRESSED IN: root; CONTAINS InterPro DOMAIN/s: MD-2-related lipid-recognition (InterPro:IPR003172); BEST Arabidopsis thaliana protein match is: MD-2-related lipid recognition domain-containing protein (TAIR:AT3G44100.1); Has 153 Blast hits to 153 proteins in 38 species: Archae - 0; Bacteria - 0; Metazoa - 0; Fungi - 28; Plants - 119; Viruses - 0; Other Eukaryotes - 6 (source: NCBI BLink).), with protein sequence MAISHTQLLLLLLVSLFFSPALCGPKFQTCDTGKEYPLKVSSVEISPDPVKRSGNGEITITGVTNKEISDGVTVNLKLAVGMFPVSTKSYSLCDITACPVAPGPIVLTLPNIFTPREKRTAIGYTIIISITDKPLKESMMCILFVVKLTGHASMINQVTE encoded by the exons ATGGCGATATCTCACACCcagcttttgcttcttctccttgtgtCACTCTTTTTCTCACCTGCTTTATGCGGCCCCAAATTCCAAACTTGCGATA CTGGTAAAGAGTATCCCCTAAAGGTCAGTTCTGTGGAGATATCTCCAGACCCGGTTAAGCGTAGCGGTAATGGAGAGATTACGATAACCGGTGTTACAA ACAAAGAAATCTCTGATGGAGTAACCGTAAATCTCAAGCTCGCGGTAGGCATGTTTCCGGTCTCTACAAAAAGTTACTCCCTCTGTGATATAACAGCATGCCCTGTTGCACCTGGCCCGATTGTGCTTACTCTCCCTAACATATTCACTCCGCGTGAAAAAAGAACAGCA ATTGGATATACTATCATAATAAGCATCACCGATAAGCCTCTGAAAGAGTCAATGATGTGCatcctttttgttgttaagCTCACTGGTCATGCGTCTATGATTAATCAAGTTACCGagtga
- a CDS encoding uncharacterized protein (unknown protein; Has 30201 Blast hits to 17322 proteins in 780 species: Archae - 12; Bacteria - 1396; Metazoa - 17338; Fungi - 3422; Plants - 5037; Viruses - 0; Other Eukaryotes - 2996 (source: NCBI BLink).) yields MVIYLERTSQKPMDNVYLQYEILIAISRRERLKLLSDDIKKLLLDVKQKLLVPIDEKSSKKKKQKKNKKKIGLEKFLIEIIQQDALVMVLHAHAHPSRIAGAFKSLLVFVG; encoded by the exons ATGGTGATATATCTAGAAAGGACGAGTCAAAAGCCTATGGATAATGTTTACCTACAATACGAGATTCTGATAGCTATATCTAGGCGAGAACGTTTGAAACTTTTGAGTGATGATATTAAGAAGTTGCTTTTGGATGTGAAGCAGAAATTATTGGTTCCT ATTGATGAGAAAagctcaaagaagaagaagcagaagaagaataagaagaagatagggtTAGAGAAATTTTTGATTGAGATTATTCAACAAGATGCTCTGGTGATGGTATTGCATGCACACGCCCATCCCTCTCGGATAGCCGGTGCTTTCAAGTCTTTGTTGGTCTTTGTAGGATAA
- a CDS encoding uncharacterized protein (unknown protein; LOCATED IN: endomembrane system; Has 30201 Blast hits to 17322 proteins in 780 species: Archae - 12; Bacteria - 1396; Metazoa - 17338; Fungi - 3422; Plants - 5037; Viruses - 0; Other Eukaryotes - 2996 (source: NCBI BLink).): MLCFSPVFWVLMLLSALYLGGGFEANNDIDKYIQNNAFDSFF; this comes from the coding sequence aTGCTATGTTTTTCTCCGGTCTTTTGGGTACTGATGCTTCTTTCAGCTCTTTATCTTGGTGGTGGTTTTGAAGCTAATAATGATATAGACAAATATATTCAGAATAATGCTTTTGACTCGTTTTTCTAG
- a CDS encoding uncharacterized protein (unknown protein; FUNCTIONS IN: molecular_function unknown; INVOLVED IN: biological_process unknown; LOCATED IN: cellular_component unknown; Has 10 Blast hits to 10 proteins in 2 species: Archae - 0; Bacteria - 0; Metazoa - 0; Fungi - 0; Plants - 10; Viruses - 0; Other Eukaryotes - 0 (source: NCBI BLink).), whose product MNLLFRWRNCFPASLSLEMTFLFLSNASHSRRLPSSSVAFLLLRPPCAPPPEPPSPPTPPEPPDPPDSQICFTFADSYAQSLSSSSLPDLVSLILHISSAISESPSPTSSITDFFIDVFLLADDTTFLPQYFPQLQGALCAILICLK is encoded by the exons ATGAATCTACTTTTCCGGTGGCGTAATTGTTTTCCGGCGAGTCTTTCACTTGAAATgactttcctttttctctcgAATGCGAGCCACTCTCGTCGCTTACCGTCGTCTTCGGTCGCCTTCCTCCTTCTGAGGCCACCTTGTGCACCACCACCAGAGCCTCCATCTCCGCCGACTCCACCGGAACCACCGGATCCACCAGATTCTCAGATCTGCTTCACTTTTGCTGATTCTTATGCTCAGTCGTTGAGCTCCTCTTCCCTCCCAGATTTGGTCTCGCTCATTCTCCATATCTCCTCCGCCATATCTGAATCTCCGTCACCGACCTCTTCGATCACTGATTTTTTCATTGATGTTTTCCTTCTCGCCGACGACACCACTTTTCTTCCTCAGTATTTCCCTCAG TTACAGGGAGCATTGTGTGCAATACTGATCTGCTTGAAGTAG
- a CDS encoding uncharacterized protein (unknown protein; Has 30201 Blast hits to 17322 proteins in 780 species: Archae - 12; Bacteria - 1396; Metazoa - 17338; Fungi - 3422; Plants - 5037; Viruses - 0; Other Eukaryotes - 2996 (source: NCBI BLink).), whose product MKKSVIEEVGDGDSDMAEEIWRMSETKSGREEELND is encoded by the coding sequence ATGAAAAAATCAGTGATCGAAGAGGTCGGTGACGGAGATTCAGATATGGCGGAGGAGATATGGAGAATGAGCGAGACCAAATCTGGGAGGGAAGAGGAGCTCAACGACTGA
- a CDS encoding uncharacterized protein (unknown protein; Has 3 Blast hits to 3 proteins in 1 species: Archae - 0; Bacteria - 0; Metazoa - 0; Fungi - 0; Plants - 3; Viruses - 0; Other Eukaryotes - 0 (source: NCBI BLink).) — MEALVVVHKVASEGGRRPKTTVSDESGSHSREKGKSFQVKDSPENNYATGKVDSLERSHFSSSYNQERRQSEEQRR; from the coding sequence ATGGAGGCTCTGGTGGTGGTGCACAAGGTGGCCTCAGAAGGAGGAAGGCGACCGAAGACGACGGTAAGCGACGAGAGTGGCTCGCATTcgagagaaaaaggaaagtcATTTCAAGTGAAAGACTCGCCGGAAAACAATTACGCCACCGGAAAAGTAGATTCATTGGAGAGATCTCACTTTAGTAGTAGCTACAATCAGGAACGCAGGCAGTCAGAGGAGCAACGCCGGTGA
- a CDS encoding S-adenosyl-L-methionine-dependent methyltransferases superfamily protein (S-adenosyl-L-methionine-dependent methyltransferases superfamily protein; FUNCTIONS IN: methyltransferase activity; INVOLVED IN: metabolic process; LOCATED IN: endomembrane system; CONTAINS InterPro DOMAIN/s: Methyltransferase type 11 (InterPro:IPR013216); BEST Arabidopsis thaliana protein match is: S-adenosyl-L-methionine-dependent methyltransferases superfamily protein (TAIR:AT4G26730.1); Has 270 Blast hits to 270 proteins in 23 species: Archae - 0; Bacteria - 6; Metazoa - 0; Fungi - 0; Plants - 250; Viruses - 0; Other Eukaryotes - 14 (source: NCBI BLink).) has protein sequence MERNVEKMLKRVSIVFLSIGTVLMVIMILQTPKTCISPEAPSKPHTHFPRSTCDSSPRQHLPLPKKNARIWSSGAWKSRLYSFSTYFLRFRDLGFIQNHTKALCLSAGAGHALMALSQIGLSDVTAVELVDSIPLVKRADPHNLPFFDGVFDFAFTAHLAEALFPWQFVEEMERTVRRGGFCVVSVDECGGDDVRDIARLFHNSKVVDVANVTLEGSKKTSILFKVQDSPT, from the coding sequence ATGGAGAGAAACGTCGAGAAGATGCTGAAGAGAGTATCAATAGTGTTCTTAAGCATCGGAACAGTATTAATGGTAATTATGATTCTCCAGACACCAAAAACTTGTATTTCTCCAGAAGCTCCATCGAAACCTCATACGCATTTCCCGAGATCTACATGCGATTCATCGCCTCGTCAGCATCTTCCTCTCCCAAAGAAGAACGCTCGAATCTGGTCCTCTGGAGCTTGGAAATCTCGTCTATACTCCTTCTCTACCTACTTCCTCCGATTTCGCGATCTCGGATTCATTCAAAATCACACCAAAGCTCTCTGTCTCTCCGCCGGAGCAGGCCATGCTCTGATGGCTCTTTCTCAGATCGGATTATCTGATGTTACCGCAGTTGAATTGGTTGATTCGATTCCTCTTGTGAAAAGAGCTGATCCTCATAACCTTCCGTTTTTCGACGGTGTCTTTGATTTTGCCTTCACTGCACATCTAGCTGAAGCTCTGTTTCCGTGGCAGTTTGTGGAGGAGATGGAGAGGACGGTGAGACGTGGCGGATTTTGTGTGGTTTCGGTTGATGAATGTGGTGGAGATGATGTAAGAGACATTGCTAGGCTTTTTCATAACTCCAAGGTCGTTGATGTTGCTAATGTAACCTTAGAAGGATCCAAAAAGACTAGTATACTATTCAAAGTTCAAGACTCTCCTACCTGA